The following is a genomic window from Bacillota bacterium.
ATGCTTTGCTTCGCTTTCAGCCGGCGGCGCAGCATCTCTTTAAAAGCTGGGTAAAGCTTACTCGTCCTCGTCGATGCATTATAGTATCTTATATTATAGTATCAGTTTCTCTAAAAGTAAATAAAAAAAATATTGTCTTGATTTTCCCGTAAATTATTTAACGTTTATCGTTAAATAATTATTGACATATATTAATTCATCTGCTATACTGATCCCATCAAAGCAAACGGAGGGAAATTTATGAACGAAATACAGAAAAAAATCAAGACCACAAGCAGGATTGTAGCCGTAATAACAAAAATACTCTATATCTGCGGCTTCGTTTTTTTATGCATTGCAACGACCGGAGTCATATGGTCGATGATAACTCCCGAAAACAGTTTTATGTTAGGGCATGTACGTGTGATTTCGCCTATTCAAATCGCAGCGGATAATGGAGTAAACGCAGCTTTATTTACAGGCATCGCCGACCAGTCATTTTTCGTTGCGATCTTGATTCTGACAAATCGAATTTTCAAGGATATAAGCCGCGAATATTCGCCGTTTTTGCCTAAAAACATCTCGAGGATGAAAAAAATCGCAATGCTCCTTTTTGTTGACAGTATCATTTCGCCGGAAATCTCCGCGGCTATCGGAAAATCCTTGTCACTTGTGGACAATCCGGTCAATTTCAGATCAGAGCTGTTCGTGCTCGCAATTATAATATACTGCTTTGCGCTCATATTCCAGTATGGCGCCGACCTCCAACAGCAGTCGGACGAAACGCTTTAAGGGGGGGGACACGCAATGGCAATCATATTAAGGCTTGACCGTATGATGGCAGACCGCAAAATATCTCTTAATGACCTTGCCGATAAAGTCGGGATCGCAAACGTTAATCTTTCAAAAATCAAAACCGGCAAAATAAGCGCAATAAGATTTTCAACGCTTGACTCAATCTGTGACGCTCTCGAATGTCAGCCAGGCGATATCCTCGAGTTTAAAAGAGATAAGTAATCTAAAAAAAGGATCAGTTCCTTGAAAGGTTCTGATCCTTTTAATATTCCGTTCTTACGTGGTTATTTCAACAATTCTCCGACAAGTCTGTTCACAAGACCGCCGTCAGCCTTGCCTTTTAAAAGTGGCATCAGAGATTTCATAATCACGCCTTTATCCTTTGCTGACGGAGCCGAAATCCCCAGTTCTCCGATGACCTTCTGGATAACAGCCTTGATTTCATCCTCTGACATCATTTTCGGTGCAAATTCTGAATAAACCTTGATTCTAAGCTCGCATTCCTTGATTATATCGGCTCTGTCTTTCGGCGAGGACGCCATCGTCTCCTGCGCTTCCTTTATCTCTTTGCAGATTATAGTGTTTTCCTCTTCCTCCGTAAGGTCGGCACGTTTATCGATAAACTTTGCTTTTAATGCTGAAAGAAGCAAAGATAACGCATTTTTACGATCCATATCCTTTTCTTTCAGCGCCTTCATCATTTCCTGTCTGACAAGATCTATTTTTGTCATGATTTTTGACTCCTTTACATTTTGACTCATTAATTATGTATAATAGTTTCATTATATCACATTAACCGCACAAAAAAATCAACTTACATTAAAAACCACGCACAAATATCATAATTGCACCGTCATATTTCGGCGTTTTTGCAAATAAAGTTCCTTATCTGCCTCTTGGAACACTTGGTTGATGCTGTTGCCGCTTGCTTTATGATAAATCTTATACCCAATAGATACCGTAGGAAACTGCGGGCTTTTATCCCTATTCGCGTTGATCTCGCCAATAAGCCTTTCAAGCGCGTGCTTTATAAGTTCTTCATCTGTTATATCGCTTAAAATGCAGAACTCATCCCCGCCGATCCGAAATCCGGTTCCAATATCTGAAAAGGCAGACTTTATGGCAATACCGATCGTACCAAGACAGTCGTCGCCGTATTGATGGCCGTAAGTGTCGTTGATTTGCTTGAAGTTGTCCACATCAATAAGGATAACCGCTGCCCTTTCCAATGCTTCAAAGTGATTTTTAGCGCTTTCATATGCCCGCCTATTAAAAAGCATCGTCAAAATATCATGTTTGTCACTGAATTCACAGATAAAAGCATAATAAATGACCATAGCAAATGTGACGCACGTCCACGTAGCGTGCAGCTTTGGAATCAAAACCTGAATAGTAGTGCCGATCAATAAAAATAAAAACAGGAAAGTCAGTATAAAACTGCTTTTGCTATAATATCGCTTTGTTGTTCTGATTATAGTATCGAATAATACAGCGA
Proteins encoded in this region:
- a CDS encoding helix-turn-helix transcriptional regulator, with amino-acid sequence MAIILRLDRMMADRKISLNDLADKVGIANVNLSKIKTGKISAIRFSTLDSICDALECQPGDILEFKRDK
- a CDS encoding GatB/YqeY domain-containing protein; the protein is MTKIDLVRQEMMKALKEKDMDRKNALSLLLSALKAKFIDKRADLTEEEENTIICKEIKEAQETMASSPKDRADIIKECELRIKVYSEFAPKMMSEDEIKAVIQKVIGELGISAPSAKDKGVIMKSLMPLLKGKADGGLVNRLVGELLK
- a CDS encoding diguanylate cyclase, with the translated sequence MIENYIAIGILNILVLVMLSFMVQKNDILDVKKKKVYSVTIFATVAVILSEVGTSLFEALGPSFRIPNMTANVIGFSVSPIIPILLASVFSNKYSKIPPLLFLPSIANLILTVTSPKCGLIFTISPENVYSRGPAFIFYIVAYGWGIAVLFDTIIRTTKRYYSKSSFILTFLFLFLLIGTTIQVLIPKLHATWTCVTFAMVIYYAFICEFSDKHDILTMLFNRRAYESAKNHFEALERAAVILIDVDNFKQINDTYGHQYGDDCLGTIGIAIKSAFSDIGTGFRIGGDEFCILSDITDEELIKHALERLIGEINANRDKSPQFPTVSIGYKIYHKASGNSINQVFQEADKELYLQKRRNMTVQL